One part of the Magnetococcus sp. PR-3 genome encodes these proteins:
- the rpsK gene encoding 30S ribosomal protein S11 — MAKAQKGARTKKKERKNIASGIAHIRSTFNNTLITITDTHGNAVSWGSAGAQGFKGSRKSTPFAAQMAAENAGKKAMDHGMRNLEVRLKGPGSGRESALRALASIGFNISHVQDVTPIPHNGCRPPKRRRV, encoded by the coding sequence ATGGCCAAGGCCCAAAAGGGTGCCCGCACCAAGAAGAAAGAGCGTAAGAATATTGCCAGCGGTATCGCACATATTCGCTCTACATTTAACAACACATTGATCACCATTACCGATACCCACGGAAACGCTGTTTCCTGGGGAAGCGCCGGTGCACAGGGTTTTAAGGGCTCACGTAAGTCCACCCCGTTTGCTGCACAGATGGCTGCTGAAAATGCCGGTAAGAAAGCCATGGATCATGGGATGCGTAACCTGGAAGTGCGTCTGAAGGGTCCCGGAAGCGGTCGTGAATCGGCCCTGCGTGCCCTGGCCTCCATCGGTTTCAACATTTCCCATGTACAGGATGTGACGCCCATCCCCCACAACGGTTGCCGCCCTCCTAAGCGGCGTCGTGTGTGA
- the rpsM gene encoding 30S ribosomal protein S13 yields the protein MARIAGVNIPVNKRVEIALTYIYGIGRDGAKRIAQEAGIESQVRVSDLTDAEVARLRDIIDNNHTVEGDLRRQIAMNVKRLMDLGCYRGLRHRRGLPCRGQRTHTNARTRKGPRKPIAGKKK from the coding sequence GTGGCCCGTATTGCTGGTGTTAACATACCTGTTAACAAGCGCGTTGAAATCGCGCTCACATACATCTACGGCATCGGTCGTGACGGCGCCAAGCGGATCGCCCAAGAGGCGGGCATTGAGTCCCAGGTTCGCGTGTCCGATCTAACCGATGCTGAAGTTGCGCGTTTGCGCGACATCATCGACAACAACCACACGGTTGAAGGTGACCTGCGCCGTCAGATTGCCATGAATGTCAAGCGTCTGATGGACCTAGGTTGCTATCGTGGTTTGCGCCATCGTCGGGGTCTTCCCTGTCGCGGTCAGCGTACCCATACGAATGCACGTACCCGTAAGGGTCCACGTAAGCCCATCGCGGGCAAGAAGAAATAA
- the rpmJ gene encoding 50S ribosomal protein L36 — MKVRASVKPICKDCKVIRRNGSVRVICKNPRHKQRQG, encoded by the coding sequence ATGAAAGTACGCGCCTCGGTTAAACCGATCTGTAAAGACTGCAAAGTGATCCGCCGCAACGGTAGCGTGCGTGTGATCTGCAAGAACCCCCGCCATAAGCAACGCCAGGGCTAA